The Pseudomonadales bacterium genomic interval ATCCCAGATCGACGCCAGCGCCGCGAGATTCTTGTGCTGTTCACCGTCGGGCAGGATCTTCACCAGCGCCAGTCGTTCACCGAGCGCGGCGCGCACACGCTCCAGATACAGCGGCGCGACGGTCGTGTTGCTGATCAGCGCGATCCGCCCCTGCGGCACGTGACGCAACAGCAGCGTGGCGTCGGCAAGCAGGCCCGAGCCGATATAGATGGGATAACTGCGCGCGCCCAGGCCGACTTCGAGGATTTCTGCAGGCATGTGTGTCGCTGGCGCCCCTGATCGTGCTGCGCGCCGATGCGGTGCGCCGGAGGCGTCCAGCTTAACGGTGAAAGCGTCGCCTCACCAGCACACCGGCCAGCGCGCGCAGCGCGGCCATCACTCGTCGCGCACACCCAGGAATTCGAGTATTTCACGCACTACCGAGCGGGCGCCGCGGCCGTCGGTGCGCACGACCAGATCGGCAACCTCGCGATACAGCGGATCGCGCACTGCAAGCAATGCGCTCAGCACCGTCTCGCGGTCGCCGGCACGCAGCAGCGGTCGCTTGCGATCGCGTCGCGTGCGCGCGAGCTGCTGGCGCACCGAGGTTTCCAGATAGACCACGCTGCCCATTGCGGCGAGCAGGCGACGATTTTCCTCACGCATCACCGCACCACCGCCCGTGGCGATCACCGCAGAGCGCGCCCCGGTCAGTTCACGGATGATCGCGGTTTCGCGATCACGGAAGCCCTGCTCGCCCTCGACGTCGAAGATCCACGCAATCGTGGCGCCCGAACGCTCCTCGACCAGGGTGTCAGTATCGTGAAAGCCCACGCCGAGTGCATCGGCCAGGGAACGGCCGATGGTGCTCTTGCCGGCCCCCATGGGGCCGACGAGCACCACCGTACCCGGATACGCCATCGACGGGCGATCGATCAGTCGAGCAACTTCTCGCTGAGGATGCGCGGCGTGATGAAGATCAGCGTCTCGTTCTTGTTCGACTGGACCACGTCCTTGCGGAACAGCTTGCCGATGTACGGAATGTCTCCGAGCAGCGGCGTCTTGGTTTCGGCCGTGATCTCGTTGGTCTTGAACACGCCACCAAGCACCACCGTCTCACCGTTGCCGACCAGCACCTCGGTGTTCAGCTCCGTGGTATCGATGGTCGGGATCTGGGAGCCGAACTCGCCATTGATCAGCTCGCCGATCGAGTCCTGGTTGATCACCAGCTTCATCAGCACACGGCCGTCCGGGGTGATGTTCGGCGTCACGTCGAGCCTGAGCACCGCGTCCTTGAATTCGACCGTGGTCTCACCCGAGGCCGCCGACTTCAGGTACGGAATCTCCTTGCCCTGTTCGATCGTCGCCTGGCGCTTGTCGCCGGTGATCACCTTCGGCTGCGAGACGATCTCGCCACGGCCCGAGGCCTCCATTGCCGAGAGTTCGGCGTTCAGCAACAGGTTGTTGTTGGTGAAGCCGATCGCAATCGAACTCGTTCCCTGGCCGGTCACGCCGAGGTCGACCGCCAGCGCATCCGGAAACGTGAGCTCGGGGTTCGGGTCATCCAGCTGATCGAGGGTCTTCATGCTGCCACCCGCAGTAACCCTGTGCTGATTGCCCTGGTGCAAGCCCCCGCCACCCCACTGCACGCCGAGCTGGCGCGAGAAGTCGGCAGAAGCGACCACGATCCGCGCCTCGATCAGCACCTGGCGGATCGGCACGTCGATCAGCTTGATCAGCCGGCGCAGCTCCTCGAGCTTCTCGGCGGTTTCGGTGACCATCAGCGAGTTGGTCCGCTCGTCGACGATCACCTTGCCGCGTGGCGACAGGATGCTCGCTTCCCCCTGCCGGTCACGGTAACCCTCACGACCCTGCTGCGTTTGCGATGCGCCGGTGGCAACGTTCTGGTTGGTGCCGCGATTGCCGAACAGCTTGAACAGGTCCTGCGCGCTCGCGTACTTGATCCGGATGAATTCGGTCTGCAGCGGAGCGAGTTCCTCGATCTGACGGTTGGTCTCGATCTCCTGGCGCTCGCGCTCGGCGATCTCTGCCGCAGGCGCCACCATCAGCACGTTGCCGATGCGACGCTTGTCGAGCCCCTTCGTCTTGAGGATCAGATCGAGCGCCTGATCCCACGGCACATTCTGCAGGCGCAGCGTGATGCGCCCACCGACCGTGTCGCTCGCAACCAGGTTCAGCTCGGTGAAGTCGGCGATCAACTGCAGGACCGCACGCACCTCGATGTCCTGGAAGTTCAGCGACAGCTTCTCGCCGGTGAACTCGAAATCCTTCTTCTTCTCTTCGACTTCCTGGCGCGTCAGCGGCTTCACTGCCACGACATAGGTGGTATCGGCCTGATAGGCCAGGTAGTCGTACTCGCCGCCGACCTTGATGCCGACATTGGTCTGCGCGCCCGATTGCGCGACGTCGACCATCTGCACCGGCGTGGCGAAGTCGACGACGTCGTAGCGTCGCTGCAATTCGACCGGCACCGTCGTGTCGAAAAACGACACCTTGATCATATTGCCCTCGAGGCGCACATCGACGTCGGTGTGCGGATTGGCGAGCTGCAATTCGATGCGACCCTCGCCATTGGCACCACGGCGGAAATTGAAGTCGGTGATGCCTGACGCTGCCGCCTGCGTGCGCGCCGGTACGGCATGCGCTTCCCCGCCGCTACCGCTCTGCGCGAGGTACTGCGCCGGCTGATTGCCACCGACACTGACCACCAGCTCGTCACCACTGACCGTGGCCTCGTACGGCATTACCTGGACCAGGTTCACGATGACCCGTGTGCGCCCGCCAGCCTCGACGACCACCACGCTCTGCGCGTTGTCGAAGGCGAGCGTGTGTTTCTTCTGCGCGAGCCGGCTGGACACCCCCGGCAGATCGAGCGCGATGCGCGCCGGCTTGTCGATCGTGTAGGACTGCGGCGCGGGCGGCGTGCCGTCGAACTTCATGCGGATCTCGAACTTGCCACCCGGCAGCGCGTTGAATCCGATATCGGTCATGGATACCGGCGCGGCCAGCGCGGAAAGCGCAGGCAGCAACAACGCCAGCAGCAGTGCGACGGGGGCCTGCCACCAGCCGCGGACCGTAGCGGTAACGCGAGGCGATCTGAGTTTTACGCTGTCCATACTGTCTCCGCGCTCTACTGTTCTGTCAGCTTTATCGTTCGGGGGCGTTCGATCCATCCACCGACGCCATTGGGCACGATCTCGACCACCGAGACTTCGGTCGCTGCGACGGTGACGATCTTGCCGTGGTTCCTGCCCAGGTAATTGCCCGTCGTGACGCGATGGACTCCGCCTTCCTCGTCCCGGATCAGCACCCAGAGGGTCCCCTTCTGTTCCAGCGTGCCCACCATCGCCAGCCCCTCGATGTTGAAGCGCTCGAGGAACTCGCGTGCACGCAGCAGATCCGGTTTCACCACCTTGCCGGTCTGCAGCGTCGCCGTTTCCTTCGCGCTCAGCGGCACGTCGAATGGTGCACGCAGCGACTGCGCCGAATAGGTGAACGACTGGTACGGCTTGAACGCGGGAATGGGTTCGATCGCCCCCGCCGGGCGCGCCTGCACTTCGGCCATGTACGCGTCCAGATCGGAGAAATCCCCGCCGCAGCCGCCCAGCAGAGCGGCCCAGAACACAAGGCTTGCTGTTCGCTTGACGCCCATCATTCTTCGCCCTTGTAGCGGTACGTCCTGGCCTGGATCTGCATGGTCAACTGCCCCGCGTTGCCACCGGGGGCGATCGTGAAATCATGCAGGGTCACGATTCTCGGCAGCCCGGCCACACCGCTCGCGAAGCCTCCGAGATCGTGGTAGGCGCCCTTGACATTGATATTGATGGGAAGCTCCACGTAGAACTCGGCCGCACGCTCGCCCTCGAGGGCGATGCTGTTGAACGTGAGTCCGGCGTCGACGCCCTTCTCGGTGATGTCCTCGAGCAGTCCCGGCACCTCGGTGTCCTTCGGCAACTGGCTGAGCAGTGCACCGAACTGCTCCTCCATCTCGGCGAGTTGCGCGCGCAGCGCGTCGAGATTCGCCACCTGGAACGCCTTCATGCGGAACTCTTCGCGCAGCTGGGTCTCACTCTGGCGTGTCGCCTCGTACTGCGCCTGCATGTCCTTCAGGTGGTAGTTGTAGCCGAGGAAGCACACCAGTCCGAACGCCACCACCCACACGATGATCTTCACCGCCACCGGCCAGGCGCCGATGTTGTCCAGCGTGAGTTCGGACAGATTGACTTCCCTGAGCGCCTTCAGCGAATCAGCCAGTGCCATGTGCCTATTCTCCCGTCTCGCCCTGGCCTTCACCCTTGGCGGCACCCGGCGTGCTGACCTGGACCGTCAGTTCGAAATCGTTTGCCTGGTCACCAAACCGCGGATTCGCCGTCACGGCTTTCAACGCCGGGGCGCTGAACCACTCCGACGCATCGAGCCGTCGCATCAGGCTGGACACGCGGTTGTTCGATTCCGCCGTGCCGCGGATCGTGATGGTCTGCCCCTTGCGCTCCATACCACGGAAAAAGACCCCATCGGGCAGGGTCCGCACGATCTCGTCGAAGATGTGCACGATCAGCGGCCGCGTTCCCTGCAGATCCTGGATCACCTTCATGCGGTCGAGAAGCTGGTTGCGCCGCGTATGCAGGTCCTTGATCTCCGCGACCTGCTTGTCCAGTTCGCGGATATGCGAGCGCAGGTACTCGTTGCGCTCGTTCTGGTGGGTGATCCGGCCATCGATCACGATATGCCCGAGCACCGCCACCAGCACGCCGACGGCGACGACCGCGCCGAGCACGGCCAGGAACTCCTTGCGCAGCCGCTCGCGCCGCTGCTCGCGCCAGGGCAGGAGGTTGATCTTTGCCATCAGTCAAAGCTCCTCATCGCGAGCCCGCAGGCGATCATCATCGCCGGCGCATCGTTGGCGAGCGCCGCGGCGTTCACGCGCGAGGACACACCCATGCCGCGGAACGGATTGGCAACCGTGGTCGGCGTGCCGAGTCTGTCTTCGACCGCCTGCGCAAGACCCGTGAGTGCGGCCACGCCACCCGCGAGCACGACGTGGTCCACATCGTTGAACTGCGTCGAAGAAAAGAAGAATTGCAGCGATCGCGTCACCTGCTGGATCACGGCGTCACGGAAAGGTTCGAGCACTTCGTGATCATAGTCGGCAGGCAAGCCGCCCTGCTTCTTCGCGAGCCCGGCTTCCTGCACGCTGAGACCATACCGCCGCTGGATTTCCTCGGTGAGCTGCTTGCCGCCGAAGAGCTGTTCGCGTGTGTAGATCGTCTGCCCACCGCTCAGCACGCTGAGCGTGGTCATCGTCGCACCGATGTCGACGACCGCAACCGTGTAGTCCTCATCGAGGCCGAGCTGAGCTTCGAGCAGACCGAACGCACGCTCCATCGCGTAGATTTCCACGTCGACCACGCGCGGCTGCAATTCGGCGGCCTCGATCACCTCGACCCGCGAATCGACGTTTTCGCGGCGGCACGCGGCAAGCAACACCTCGACCTGCCCCGGACCGCGCTCGGACGAACCCTGCACCTCGAAATCGATCGCGACTTCGTCGAGCGGGTAAGGAATATATTGATCGGCTTCGACGCTGATCTGGGCTTCCATCGCGTCGTCGGACAGCCCTTCGCTCATCTCGATCACTTTCGTGATCACCGCCGACCCCGCGACAGCGACCGCGACATCACGCGTCTTCGTCTTCGCGCGCGCGACCACGTCGCGCAGGCACTGCGCTACCGTATCGACCTCGGCAATGTTCTTCTCGACCACCGAGTTCGGCGGCATCGGCTGCACCGCGTAACTCTCGACCGTGTAGCGGTCACCACTGCGGCTCAGCTCGATCAACTTCACCGAGGTCGAGCTGACATCGATCCCCAGAACCGGTGGCGTCTTCCGTCTGAATAGGCCTATCACGTTGTTTTTCCTGGTGAATCCTTTACCTTGCCGACCTTTGAAGGCCTCGTCGGGAGCAGGCAGGATTAAGCGTAGTAGAAAACTGTGATAAAAAAAGAAAATCCATATAATTGCCTGCGTCCCGCACCATCCGTGTTTCAGAACCCTTCGTGTCAGCACAACCATTCGCTTCGATTCTAGTCCGGTGCTGGCAGATCTCCAGGCCGCTGATCGTTCTTGCCGCTGCAGCAGTGATGGCGATCACGGGTTCGTTGCTCTACCTTGCGCCGCGGTTGCCGTCGATCGAGTCGCTGCGCGATTTCCGTTTCCAGGAGCCCCTGCGCGTCTACACCCGCGACGGAGCGCTGATCGGCGAGTTCGGCGAAATGCGCTCCACCCCGGTGCACTACGAACAAGTCCCGCAAGTCCTGTTGCAGGCCGTGCTCGCTGCCGAGGATGACCGCTTCCTGCACCACCGAGGTGTCGATCTGCAGAGCCTGGCCCGCGCTGCGTGGGAGCTGGCGACCACGCGCAGCATCCAGTCCGGTGGCAGCACGATCACGATGCAGGTGGCGCGCAACTATTTCCTGAGCCGTGAGCAGACGTTCGTGCGCAAGTTCAACGAGATCCTGCTCGCGATCCAGATCGAGCGCGAACTGAGCAAGCAGCAGATCCTCGAGCTCTACCTGAACAAGATTTTCCTCGGGCATCGTGCGTACGGGGTACAGGCCGCCGCACAGGTCTACTACGGGCGTCCCATCGACCAGCTCACGCTCGATGAGGCAGCGCTGATCGCCGGGCTGCCGAAGGCGCCCTCGGCGCTCAATCCGATCGACGACCCGCAGCGCTCGCGCGAACGACGCGACTGGGTCCTCGGGCGCATGCTCGCGCTCGGTTACATCGACGCCGAGGCGCACGCGGCGGCAGTGGCAGCACCGATCACCGCGCGCTACCACGGCGCCCGCATCGAACTGCCGGCCCAATACGCCGCCGAGATGGTGCGTGCCGAAATGATCGCGCGCTACGGGCTGCAGGCCTACAGCGACGGGTACGTGGTGCACACGACGATCGACGGTACGCTGCAGCGCCAGGCCCAGCAGGCCGTGCAGAACGGGCTGCTCGCCTACGACCGCCGCCACGGTTTCCGCGGCCCCGAACTGCGCCTTGCGGGCACCTCGACGCAGGAATGGTTGCCGCAGCTCGCGCGCCTGCGCGCGGTCGGCAGCCTGCAACCGGCCGTCGTGACACACGTTGGCGCACACCAGATCGAGGTGCTGACCACCAGCGAGACCATCAGCATCGGCTGGGAACGCGGCCTTGCGAACGCGCGCCGTTATATCGACCCGGATCGCCGTGGCCCGCCGCCGACAACCGCCAGCGAGCTGGTTGCGCCGGGCGATGTGGTACGCATCGTGGCGGACGAGGCCGGCTGGCGACTCGCCCAGTTACCGGCCGTGCAGGCGGCACTGGTATCGCTGGACATGAACGACGGCGCCGTGCGTGCACTGGTTGGCGGGCTCGACTTCGAGCAAAGCAAGTTCAACCGCGTCGCGCAGGCGCGGCGCCAGCCCGGGTCGAACATCAAGCCCTTCATCTACGCGGCGGCCATGGAAAACGGCTTTACCCCGGCGACCGTGATCAATGACGCACCGATAGTGTTCAACGACCCGGGACTGGCGAAGGTGTGGCGACCGGAAAACGATTCCGGCAAGTTCTACGGTCCCACGAGCCTGCGCACCGCACTGGTCAATTCACGCAACCTGGTATCGATCCGGCTGTTGCAGCAACTCGGCGTACAGCGAGCGATCGACTACCTCGTGCGACTCGGTTTCGAGCGTGCGGACCTGGTCCCCGATCTGTCGCTCGCGCTCGGCACGCCGAGCGTCACTCCGTTGCGTCTGGTCGCCGCGTACGCGGTCATCGCCAACGGCGGGTATCGCGTCGAACCGTACCTGATCGCCGAAGTACAACACGTCAATGGCGACGTGCTGTGGCATGCCGCGCCGGCACGCGCCTGCGCTGACTGCACGCCAGCCGCACCGGTCGAAGCCCGGGAAGCTGCCTCGCTGGAGGAACTGCTGAACGAAGACGCGACGAAGGCGCAACCGGCAACGGCGCGGCAGGTGATGGACCCGCGCGTGGCGTTCATGATCGACAGCATCCTGAAGGACGCCGTGAAACACGGTACCGGCAGGCGGGCGCTGGAACTGGCACGCGCCGACGTGGCCGGCAAGACCGGCACGACCAACGGCCCGACCGACGCCTGGTTTTCGGGTTATGCCGGGGAGCTCGTCACCACCGCATGGATCGGTTTCGACGAGAACACGCCACTGGGTCACCAGGAATTCGGCGGCTCGGCCGCGCTGCCGGTATGGGTGGACTTCATGCGCGAGGCCACGCACTCCATGCCGCTGCACGTGCGTCCACTGCCGGTCGGACTGGTGAATGTGCGCATCGACCCCGCAACGGGCCTGCTGGCGGCGCCGGGTCAGCGCGATGCGGTATTCGAACTGTTTCCGCTGGAGAACGTACCTTCGGTGACGCCCGACGGCGACAATTTCCTGCGCGACGAATACAACACGCTCGATATCTTCTGATCAGTCGAGCACCACCAGCGACGCCGGGTGACGCAGCGCCATCGTCCACGATGGATGGGCCACCGCGCTACGCCCGGATGCATCCCGCCACACGAGCCAGCCACGGAACTCCACCTCCCGACCACGCAGGCGCTGCAGGGCCGGCAGATCGAAATACCCCTGGTCGGCACGAGCGATTCGCAGCGCCACCCGATCCTCGATCTCCAGCCACCAGGCCGAGCGGCTGCGACCCAGCGCGCTGACGCGCCCGCGCAGCAGGCGAAAGCCGCTTTCACCGCTGCGCAACGCGGATACCGCGTGCGGAGCAAACTCGCCGCTGCCCCATAACCCGCTACCGGCACTGCGTGCACGCCGTTCGCTGGCACTCAGACACTCGAGTTGGCGCAGATCGGGAGGCAGCGCGATATGGCGCGCCAGTCCCGCCGCAAGCAGCGCGCCCTCGAGGCTGGCGCCATCGGCACGCCAGACGTGCGCGAGCGTGCGCCCGTACCGGTCGTGGCGCACCTCGCCGACCACCAGCATGATCCGGGAGCCGCCCAGGAAACGGCTTGCGAAACGCCGCGCGCTGACAGCCCCGGGCTCGGCGTGCCCGCTGCGGTCATGCAATTCGGGAGCGTTGACGCCGATCAGACGTACGCGCCGCCCGTCGGCAAGCCGCAGCGTATCGCCATCGACCACCGCTTCGACGCGCGCCGTCTCGGTCGCGGCAAAGGGTACGCAGGACGGGGAGGCGGTGTTGGCTGCCACCGCCCACGACAGCAGCGCGCCGACCAGTACGATCAGCGCGTGCGCAGGCAGGAGGGCAGATGCGGCGCGGAACCGGAGCATTCCGCTGCCGACGGGAATCAGCCGGGCTTGCGTGTACCGAAGCGCTTCTTGAAGCGGTCGATACGACCACCCGTGTCCAGCACCTTCTGCTTGCCGGAATAGAACGGATGGCACTTCGAGCACACGTCGATGTTCAGGTCCCGCACCAGCGTCGAACGGGTCGTGATCACATTGCCGCAACTGCAGCTTGCGGTCACCTTGTCGTATGCGGGATGGATGTCGGCTTTCATGGTGTCACCTTGTCGCGCCGGCGCCTGCCTCCGCCGGTACCGGAGGGGAATCGCCACGCTCGTGAAACGAAAAGAGCGCGGCATACTAAGCACTCGCCCCGTCGATGGCAAGGCAAGAACGAACGCCCTGTGGAAAAACCCCCGTACCCCTTGCTGGACGCGCCGGGCGGCTGCGCCTACGCTGCGCGCATGCCTGCCGATTCCGTCCTGCGCATCGCAGTACCGGCGCCGTTGCGCCAGTTGCTGGATTACCTGCCGCCCTCCGGCATCAACCCCGCGCTGCTCGCACCGGGCATGCGCGTGGTGGTGCCGCTGGGTGCGCGTCGCGTGCTTGGCGTGATCGCCTCGATCCGCGAACGCAGCGAACTCGAGCCCGCGAAGCTGCGTCGCGCTCTCGCACTGCCCGACCGGCAAGCGGTGCTGTCGGCCGAACTGCTGCAGTTGTGCCTGTTTGCTGCCCGCTACTACCACGCACCGCCGGGTGAGGCACTCGTGAACACGCTCCCGGTGGCGCTGCGCACGTTGCGCGCACCGGCTGCCCGCAGCGCACGGCGCTGGAGCCTCACCAGCGCTGCGCATGGCCTTGGCCCGGGCGCGCTGGCAAACGCGCCGCGACAGGCAGCAGCCGTCGAATTCCTGCGTGAACACCACCCAGCCAGCGATGCCGAACTGCGTGCAGCAGACATCGAGTCCACGACGATGCGCGCACTCGCCGCCAAGGCGCTGGTGGTGGCGACTCACGACGAAGCCATGCCGGGCGTGACTGCGACGGGGACGACTGGCCCCGTGGAAACACAGCCGCCACACGCCAACACCGCGCTGGCGCTAAATGCTGCGCAGCAGGCGGCAGTGGACGCACTGGAGACGACTCACGGACGCTACGCCTGCTGGCTGCTCGAGGGCGTGACCGGCAGCGGCAAGACCGAGGTCTACCTGCGCTTCATCGAGCGCGTACTCGCGGCACAACGCCAGGCGCTGGTGCTGGTTCCCGAGATCGGGCTCACGCCGCAGACGCGCCGGCGCTTCGAGGCGCGCTTCGGCAGCGGCGTTGCGGTGCTGCACTCCGGGCTCGGTGATCGCGAACGGTTCGCAACCTGGCAGCGCTGTGCCGAAGGCTCTGCACGCGTGCTGATCGGCACACGCTCGGCCCTGTTCAGCCCGTTGCCCGCGCTCGGCGCCATCATCGTCGACGAAGAACACGACGCATCGTTCAAGCAACACGAGGGTTTCCGCTATTCCGCGCGCGACCTGGCGATCGTGCGCGCCCGGCAGCAGCAGATCCCGATCGTACTCGGCTCGGCGACACCTTCGACCGAAAGCCTGGCCAATTGCGCTGCCGGCCGCTTCCGGCATCTGCTGCTGTCCGACCGCGCCGGCGCCGCCACGGCGCCGACACTGCGCCTGATCGACGTACGCGGGCAGACGCTCGATGGCGGCATGTGCCCCGAGCTGACGGCGCGCATCGCCGCCGAACTCACGACCGGGAACCAGGTGCTGGTATTCCTGAACCGCCGCGGCTGGGCGCCGCTGCTCAATTGCATCGACTGCGGGTGGATGGCCGAATGCCGTGACTGCGACGCCCGGCTGACGCTGCACCGCGCCGAGCGGCTGCTGTGCTGCCACCATTGCGAGCGGCGCTTGCCGGTGCCGGTAGTGTGTCCTCACTGTCGCAGTGCGCGCCTGCTGGCGCAGGGCGCCGGCACGGAACGCGCGGAGCACACGCTGCAACGCCTGTTTCCGTCGGTTCCGATCCGGCGCATCGATCGCAGCACGATGCAGGCTCGCGACGCGATGGAACGCCTGGGGCACGAAATCGATCGTGGCGAGCCGTGCATCCTCGTCGGCACCCAGATGCTCGCGAAGGGCCACCACTTTCCGCGTGTCACGCTGGTCGCGATCCTGGACCTGGATGGCGGCCTGTTCAGCCCGGATTTTCGCGCAGCCGAGCGTACCGGCCAGTTGCTGATCCAGGTTGCGGGACGCGCAGGACGCGCCGAACTCCCTGGCGAGGTGCTGGTACAGACCCTCCATCCGCAACATCCGTGGCTGACCCGTCTGCTCGAGGGTGGCTATCGGGCGTTCATCGACCCGCTGCTCGTCGAACGCCGCACACACGGACTCCCGCCGTACACGCATCTCGCGCTGATCGGCGCCGAAGGGCGTAACGAACAGGCGACGCTGCGCATGCTGCAGGAGATACGCGCAGACGTGTCGCGCACCCACCCCGGCGTCGATGCAATCGGCCCCCTGCCCGCGATGCGGCCACGCCGGGCCGGGCTGTACCGCCTGCAACTGCTGCTGAGGCATGCGCAACGCACACCGCTGCATGCAGCCCTGGACACCGCGTGCACACTGCTCGAGTCGCGCCGTTACGGCAGCGTCGCACGCTGGCACATCGACGTCGACCCGCAGGACGGGGCATGATGAACGGCGCCGGAAGTTTGGCAAGCAGGCGCGCGATCCTGATAATACGCACTCCCGCGTCACGGGGAGGTCTTCCGCCCGGAAGCCTGCTGACGCCCGCACGGTGCAGATCCACCCATGGCCCATGATTTTGCCAAACAGCGCGCCGCGCGCGACGGACGTTCCGGCAAGAGCACGTCCGCACCATGGACGTGGTTGCTGAGCGGTGTCGTGATCGGGGGTGCATTCAGCTTCCTCGCCTACCTGGCGATGCTGAAACCCCCGGCTCCGGCTCCGGCGCCCGCACCCGGACAGGCAGGCACCGGCGCTCCCACCGCTGCCGCATCACAGCCAGCGCAGGCGCCGGAAGAACCGGAAGAAGCAAAGCCGGCGCAGAAATCCGAGCCAGCCACCTCGGCACGACCTCAGTTCGACTTCTACGACATCCTGCGTGACAACCACGCTGCAC includes:
- the aroK gene encoding shikimate kinase AroK; the protein is MAYPGTVVLVGPMGAGKSTIGRSLADALGVGFHDTDTLVEERSGATIAWIFDVEGEQGFRDRETAIIRELTGARSAVIATGGGAVMREENRRLLAAMGSVVYLETSVRQQLARTRRDRKRPLLRAGDRETVLSALLAVRDPLYREVADLVVRTDGRGARSVVREILEFLGVRDE
- a CDS encoding type IV pilus secretin PilQ yields the protein MDSVKLRSPRVTATVRGWWQAPVALLLALLLPALSALAAPVSMTDIGFNALPGGKFEIRMKFDGTPPAPQSYTIDKPARIALDLPGVSSRLAQKKHTLAFDNAQSVVVVEAGGRTRVIVNLVQVMPYEATVSGDELVVSVGGNQPAQYLAQSGSGGEAHAVPARTQAAASGITDFNFRRGANGEGRIELQLANPHTDVDVRLEGNMIKVSFFDTTVPVELQRRYDVVDFATPVQMVDVAQSGAQTNVGIKVGGEYDYLAYQADTTYVVAVKPLTRQEVEEKKKDFEFTGEKLSLNFQDIEVRAVLQLIADFTELNLVASDTVGGRITLRLQNVPWDQALDLILKTKGLDKRRIGNVLMVAPAAEIAERERQEIETNRQIEELAPLQTEFIRIKYASAQDLFKLFGNRGTNQNVATGASQTQQGREGYRDRQGEASILSPRGKVIVDERTNSLMVTETAEKLEELRRLIKLIDVPIRQVLIEARIVVASADFSRQLGVQWGGGGLHQGNQHRVTAGGSMKTLDQLDDPNPELTFPDALAVDLGVTGQGTSSIAIGFTNNNLLLNAELSAMEASGRGEIVSQPKVITGDKRQATIEQGKEIPYLKSAASGETTVEFKDAVLRLDVTPNITPDGRVLMKLVINQDSIGELINGEFGSQIPTIDTTELNTEVLVGNGETVVLGGVFKTNEITAETKTPLLGDIPYIGKLFRKDVVQSNKNETLIFITPRILSEKLLD
- a CDS encoding pilus assembly protein PilP — protein: MGVKRTASLVFWAALLGGCGGDFSDLDAYMAEVQARPAGAIEPIPAFKPYQSFTYSAQSLRAPFDVPLSAKETATLQTGKVVKPDLLRAREFLERFNIEGLAMVGTLEQKGTLWVLIRDEEGGVHRVTTGNYLGRNHGKIVTVAATEVSVVEIVPNGVGGWIERPRTIKLTEQ
- the pilO gene encoding type 4a pilus biogenesis protein PilO; protein product: MALADSLKALREVNLSELTLDNIGAWPVAVKIIVWVVAFGLVCFLGYNYHLKDMQAQYEATRQSETQLREEFRMKAFQVANLDALRAQLAEMEEQFGALLSQLPKDTEVPGLLEDITEKGVDAGLTFNSIALEGERAAEFYVELPININVKGAYHDLGGFASGVAGLPRIVTLHDFTIAPGGNAGQLTMQIQARTYRYKGEE
- a CDS encoding PilN domain-containing protein, with the translated sequence MAKINLLPWREQRRERLRKEFLAVLGAVVAVGVLVAVLGHIVIDGRITHQNERNEYLRSHIRELDKQVAEIKDLHTRRNQLLDRMKVIQDLQGTRPLIVHIFDEIVRTLPDGVFFRGMERKGQTITIRGTAESNNRVSSLMRRLDASEWFSAPALKAVTANPRFGDQANDFELTVQVSTPGAAKGEGQGETGE
- a CDS encoding pilus assembly protein PilM — translated: MIGLFRRKTPPVLGIDVSSTSVKLIELSRSGDRYTVESYAVQPMPPNSVVEKNIAEVDTVAQCLRDVVARAKTKTRDVAVAVAGSAVITKVIEMSEGLSDDAMEAQISVEADQYIPYPLDEVAIDFEVQGSSERGPGQVEVLLAACRRENVDSRVEVIEAAELQPRVVDVEIYAMERAFGLLEAQLGLDEDYTVAVVDIGATMTTLSVLSGGQTIYTREQLFGGKQLTEEIQRRYGLSVQEAGLAKKQGGLPADYDHEVLEPFRDAVIQQVTRSLQFFFSSTQFNDVDHVVLAGGVAALTGLAQAVEDRLGTPTTVANPFRGMGVSSRVNAAALANDAPAMMIACGLAMRSFD
- a CDS encoding penicillin-binding protein 1A; protein product: MAITGSLLYLAPRLPSIESLRDFRFQEPLRVYTRDGALIGEFGEMRSTPVHYEQVPQVLLQAVLAAEDDRFLHHRGVDLQSLARAAWELATTRSIQSGGSTITMQVARNYFLSREQTFVRKFNEILLAIQIERELSKQQILELYLNKIFLGHRAYGVQAAAQVYYGRPIDQLTLDEAALIAGLPKAPSALNPIDDPQRSRERRDWVLGRMLALGYIDAEAHAAAVAAPITARYHGARIELPAQYAAEMVRAEMIARYGLQAYSDGYVVHTTIDGTLQRQAQQAVQNGLLAYDRRHGFRGPELRLAGTSTQEWLPQLARLRAVGSLQPAVVTHVGAHQIEVLTTSETISIGWERGLANARRYIDPDRRGPPPTTASELVAPGDVVRIVADEAGWRLAQLPAVQAALVSLDMNDGAVRALVGGLDFEQSKFNRVAQARRQPGSNIKPFIYAAAMENGFTPATVINDAPIVFNDPGLAKVWRPENDSGKFYGPTSLRTALVNSRNLVSIRLLQQLGVQRAIDYLVRLGFERADLVPDLSLALGTPSVTPLRLVAAYAVIANGGYRVEPYLIAEVQHVNGDVLWHAAPARACADCTPAAPVEAREAASLEELLNEDATKAQPATARQVMDPRVAFMIDSILKDAVKHGTGRRALELARADVAGKTGTTNGPTDAWFSGYAGELVTTAWIGFDENTPLGHQEFGGSAALPVWVDFMREATHSMPLHVRPLPVGLVNVRIDPATGLLAAPGQRDAVFELFPLENVPSVTPDGDNFLRDEYNTLDIF
- a CDS encoding thermonuclease family protein codes for the protein MLRFRAASALLPAHALIVLVGALLSWAVAANTASPSCVPFAATETARVEAVVDGDTLRLADGRRVRLIGVNAPELHDRSGHAEPGAVSARRFASRFLGGSRIMLVVGEVRHDRYGRTLAHVWRADGASLEGALLAAGLARHIALPPDLRQLECLSASERRARSAGSGLWGSGEFAPHAVSALRSGESGFRLLRGRVSALGRSRSAWWLEIEDRVALRIARADQGYFDLPALQRLRGREVEFRGWLVWRDASGRSAVAHPSWTMALRHPASLVVLD
- the rpmE gene encoding 50S ribosomal protein L31, whose translation is MKADIHPAYDKVTASCSCGNVITTRSTLVRDLNIDVCSKCHPFYSGKQKVLDTGGRIDRFKKRFGTRKPG